Proteins encoded within one genomic window of Xylophilus sp. GOD-11R:
- a CDS encoding endonuclease/exonuclease/phosphatase family protein: protein MSADTQPFTFKVLTVNIHKGFTSFNRRFMLHELRDAVRSVSADVVFLQEVLGTHAKHQDRHANFPQNPHYEFLADEIWHQFAYGRNAVYDNGHHGNALLSKFPIVHYQNYDVSIAGPERRGVLHCVLRIPDRDQDVHAICVHLGLAENHRRQQLMRINELVNDDIPKGAPVVLAGDFNDWRGRAHEILEKGCGLHEVFIQANGEAARTFPAKMPVLRLDRIYVRNANAHSPIVLPRKPWSQLSDHAPLAAELTV from the coding sequence ATGAGCGCCGATACCCAACCGTTCACCTTCAAGGTGTTGACGGTCAACATCCACAAGGGATTCACCTCCTTCAATCGCCGGTTCATGCTGCATGAACTGCGCGATGCGGTGCGTTCCGTGTCGGCCGACGTGGTGTTTCTGCAGGAAGTGCTCGGCACCCATGCCAAGCACCAGGATCGCCACGCCAACTTTCCGCAGAACCCTCACTACGAGTTTCTGGCCGACGAGATCTGGCACCAGTTCGCCTATGGCCGCAACGCGGTCTACGACAACGGCCACCACGGCAATGCCTTGCTATCCAAGTTCCCCATCGTGCATTACCAGAACTACGACGTGTCCATCGCCGGACCGGAGCGGCGCGGCGTATTGCACTGCGTGCTGCGCATCCCGGACCGCGACCAGGACGTGCATGCGATCTGCGTTCACCTGGGCCTGGCCGAGAACCACCGCCGTCAGCAGCTGATGCGCATCAACGAACTGGTGAACGACGACATTCCCAAGGGCGCGCCGGTGGTGCTGGCCGGCGACTTCAACGACTGGCGCGGGCGCGCGCACGAGATCCTGGAAAAAGGCTGTGGCCTGCACGAAGTCTTCATCCAGGCCAACGGCGAGGCCGCGCGTACCTTCCCCGCCAAGATGCCGGTACTGCGCCTGGACCGCATTTACGTGCGCAACGCCAACGCCCATTCGCCGATCGTGCTGCCGCGCAAGCCGTGGTCGCAGTTGTCGGACCACGCGCCCCTGGCGGCCGAGCTGACCGTATGA
- a CDS encoding acyloxyacyl hydrolase: MNNFPFLSAATAFALLAAAPLVHADPSVSNGIYVQYGRAGTASDTNAYTLGVTKPMNFSSSLWGTQATGYWDLYGTYHLADNPNGGDYKTWLVDLTPTFRLRFDGGRSNWFVDGGVGVSYTDVRYRSKIKEFSTRFNFGTHVAVGYSFGAQREQEISLRIQHYSNASIKDPNPGENYVQLRYAHAF; the protein is encoded by the coding sequence ATGAACAACTTCCCCTTCCTCTCGGCAGCCACGGCCTTCGCGCTGCTGGCAGCGGCACCGCTGGTGCATGCAGACCCTTCCGTATCCAACGGTATCTATGTGCAGTACGGCCGTGCCGGCACCGCCAGCGACACCAACGCCTACACCCTGGGCGTGACCAAGCCGATGAACTTCAGTTCCTCGCTGTGGGGTACGCAGGCCACCGGTTACTGGGATCTCTACGGCACCTATCACCTGGCCGACAACCCCAACGGCGGCGATTACAAGACCTGGCTGGTCGACCTGACGCCTACCTTCCGACTGCGTTTCGACGGCGGCCGTTCCAACTGGTTCGTGGACGGTGGCGTGGGCGTTTCCTATACCGATGTGCGCTACCGGAGCAAGATCAAGGAATTCAGCACCCGCTTCAATTTCGGCACGCACGTGGCCGTGGGTTATTCGTTTGGCGCTCAGCGCGAGCAAGAAATTTCGCTGCGCATCCAGCACTACTCCAATGCCAGCATCAAGGACCCCAATCCGGGCGAGAACTACGTGCAACTGCGTTACGCGCACGCGTTCTGA
- a CDS encoding Spy/CpxP family protein refolding chaperone produces the protein MRPHFRTIVLTSLLASAGIGSVFAQTAPAPAPQTAPQAGPHGEHRGPGGRFDPAQREARAQKQLAVLKAKLRITPQQEGAWTTFTTAMRPAPEAGRPGQGPKFDREELAKLTTPQRVDRMRELRARHMAEADAKGDAVKTFYAALNPAQQQTFDALPPPHFGGPGFGPDDRQGHGPRGGRPGPMGGEAPAR, from the coding sequence ATGCGTCCCCATTTCCGCACCATCGTCCTGACCAGCCTGCTGGCCTCCGCCGGCATCGGCTCCGTCTTCGCCCAGACCGCACCAGCTCCTGCGCCACAGACCGCGCCCCAGGCCGGCCCGCACGGCGAACACCGTGGTCCGGGCGGCCGTTTCGATCCGGCCCAGCGCGAAGCCCGCGCCCAGAAGCAGCTCGCCGTGCTCAAGGCCAAGCTTCGCATCACCCCGCAACAGGAAGGTGCCTGGACGACCTTCACCACCGCGATGCGGCCGGCGCCCGAGGCCGGCCGTCCGGGCCAGGGTCCGAAGTTCGATCGCGAGGAACTCGCCAAGCTCACCACGCCGCAGCGCGTCGACCGCATGCGCGAACTGCGTGCCCGCCACATGGCCGAGGCCGATGCCAAGGGCGATGCCGTCAAGACCTTCTACGCCGCGCTGAACCCGGCGCAGCAGCAGACCTTCGACGCCCTGCCCCCGCCGCACTTCGGCGGCCCCGGCTTCGGTCCCGACGACCGCCAGGGCCATGGCCCCCGCGGTGGTCGTCCGGGCCCGATGGGCGGCGAGGCGCCGGCCCGTTGA
- the clsB gene encoding cardiolipin synthase ClsB has product MSDAEVVVDAGRGGRRLRWIAGNDFQLLENGEQFFPRVFDAIAQAKREVVLETFILFEDKVGLALHAALLGAAKRGVKVDVMVDGFGSPDLSREFLESLTSAGVRFRVYDPGHRVFGKRVGWLRRMHRKIVVVDGERAFVGGINYSADHLGDFGPEAKQDYSVEITGPIVGHIHRFALHAIAVGGQGRRWLRRRVAAVQSHAIAPTGSADAFFVTRDNHRHTNDIERQYRAAIRSARQRVVIANAYFFPGYRLIQEMRRAAKRGVKVDLILQGQPDMPIVKIAASMLYHHLLHAGVRIYEYCDRPLHGKVALMDDNWSTVGSSNLDPLSLSLNLEANVVIRDHAFNENLFAKLSTLMEHSCKKVNASDLAGEWSVWRLVRSFFVFHFLRWYPIAATWLPNPRKRALPVQLPDTGETASPGPTRTDAA; this is encoded by the coding sequence ATGAGCGACGCCGAGGTCGTCGTCGATGCGGGACGCGGTGGCCGTCGCCTTCGATGGATCGCCGGCAACGATTTCCAGCTGCTGGAAAACGGCGAGCAGTTCTTTCCGCGTGTGTTCGATGCCATCGCGCAAGCGAAACGCGAGGTGGTGCTGGAGACCTTCATCCTGTTCGAAGACAAGGTCGGACTGGCGCTGCATGCGGCCCTGCTCGGCGCGGCCAAGCGCGGGGTGAAGGTCGATGTCATGGTCGACGGGTTCGGCTCGCCCGACCTGTCGCGCGAGTTTCTCGAATCGCTCACCTCGGCCGGCGTTCGCTTTCGGGTGTACGACCCCGGCCATCGGGTGTTCGGCAAGCGGGTCGGCTGGCTGCGGCGCATGCACCGCAAGATCGTGGTGGTCGATGGCGAACGCGCCTTCGTCGGCGGCATCAACTACTCGGCCGATCATCTGGGCGATTTCGGACCCGAAGCCAAGCAGGACTACTCGGTGGAGATCACCGGCCCCATCGTCGGCCACATCCACCGCTTCGCGCTGCACGCCATCGCAGTCGGCGGACAAGGCCGGCGCTGGTTGCGCCGGCGTGTGGCCGCGGTGCAATCGCATGCCATCGCACCGACCGGCTCGGCCGACGCGTTCTTCGTCACCCGCGACAACCACCGGCACACTAACGACATCGAACGCCAGTACCGTGCGGCGATCCGCTCGGCGCGCCAGCGGGTGGTGATCGCCAACGCGTATTTCTTTCCCGGCTACCGGCTCATTCAGGAGATGCGGCGTGCCGCCAAGCGTGGCGTGAAGGTGGATCTCATCCTGCAAGGCCAGCCCGACATGCCGATCGTGAAGATCGCGGCGAGCATGCTCTACCACCACCTGCTGCATGCGGGCGTGCGCATCTACGAATACTGCGACCGGCCGCTGCACGGCAAGGTCGCGCTGATGGACGACAACTGGTCGACCGTGGGATCGAGCAACCTTGATCCGCTGAGCCTTTCGCTCAACCTGGAGGCCAACGTCGTCATTCGCGACCATGCCTTCAACGAGAACCTGTTCGCCAAGCTCTCCACGCTGATGGAGCACAGCTGCAAGAAGGTGAACGCCTCCGACCTGGCCGGTGAATGGAGCGTGTGGCGCCTGGTGCGCAGCTTCTTTGTCTTCCACTTCCTGCGCTGGTATCCGATCGCCGCCACCTGGTTGCCCAACCCGCGCAAGCGTGCCCTTCCGGTGCAGCTGCCCGACACTGGCGAAACGGCCTCGCCCGGGCCTACCCGCACCGATGCCGCCTGA
- the gabT gene encoding 4-aminobutyrate--2-oxoglutarate transaminase: MNNQQIEQRRTAAAARGVGVMCDFYAERAENATIWDVEGRVFTDFAAGIAVLNTGHRHPKVISAIQAQLERFTHTCYQVVPYESVVDLMEKINAMAPIAGPAKTAFFTTGAEAVENAIKVARAHTRRSGVIAFGGAFHGRTMMGMALTGKVAPYKIGFGPFPGEVYHLPFPQPLHGITVQDSLDALTQLFKCDIEASRVAAIIIEPVQGEGGFNVAPAELMVKLREICDAHGILLIADEVQTGFGRTGKLFAMEHHTVKPDLVTMAKSLAGGMPLSALCGRAEVMDSAAPGGLGGTYAANPLAVAASLAVIEAIREENLLQRSVDLGAQLQEFLGELRERCPAIADVRGLGSMVAAEFNDAQGKPDAAVVGRIQKEALARGLILLSCGVYGNVIRFLYPLTIPQQQFDDALAVLAESIDAAVGATVAA, translated from the coding sequence ATGAACAACCAGCAGATCGAACAACGCCGCACCGCCGCCGCCGCCCGGGGCGTGGGTGTGATGTGCGACTTCTATGCCGAGCGCGCCGAGAACGCGACCATCTGGGACGTGGAAGGCCGCGTCTTCACCGACTTCGCCGCCGGCATCGCGGTGCTCAACACCGGCCACCGCCATCCCAAGGTGATCTCGGCCATCCAGGCCCAGCTCGAACGCTTCACCCACACCTGCTATCAGGTCGTGCCCTATGAAAGCGTGGTCGACCTGATGGAGAAGATCAACGCCATGGCGCCGATCGCCGGCCCCGCCAAAACCGCCTTCTTCACCACCGGCGCCGAAGCCGTCGAGAACGCGATCAAGGTCGCCCGCGCCCACACCCGCCGCAGCGGCGTCATCGCCTTCGGCGGCGCCTTCCACGGCCGCACCATGATGGGCATGGCGCTCACCGGCAAGGTCGCGCCGTACAAGATCGGCTTCGGCCCGTTCCCCGGCGAGGTCTACCACCTGCCCTTCCCGCAGCCGCTGCACGGCATCACCGTGCAGGACAGCCTGGACGCGCTGACCCAGCTCTTCAAGTGCGACATCGAAGCCAGCCGCGTGGCGGCCATCATCATCGAGCCGGTGCAGGGCGAAGGCGGCTTCAACGTGGCCCCGGCCGAACTCATGGTGAAGCTGCGCGAGATCTGCGATGCCCACGGCATCCTGCTGATCGCCGACGAGGTGCAGACCGGTTTCGGCCGCACCGGCAAGCTCTTCGCCATGGAGCACCACACCGTCAAGCCCGACCTGGTCACCATGGCCAAGAGCCTGGCCGGCGGCATGCCGCTGTCGGCCCTGTGCGGCCGCGCCGAGGTGATGGATTCCGCCGCGCCCGGTGGCCTGGGCGGCACCTACGCAGCCAACCCGCTGGCCGTGGCGGCATCGCTCGCGGTGATCGAGGCGATCCGCGAAGAAAACCTGCTGCAACGCTCGGTGGACCTGGGCGCGCAACTGCAGGAATTTCTGGGCGAGCTGCGCGAGCGCTGCCCGGCCATCGCCGACGTGCGCGGTCTGGGCTCCATGGTCGCGGCCGAGTTCAACGATGCACAGGGCAAGCCAGATGCCGCCGTCGTCGGCCGCATCCAGAAGGAAGCCCTGGCGCGTGGCCTGATCCTGCTGTCGTGCGGCGTGTACGGCAACGTGATCCGCTTCCTGTATCCGCTCACCATCCCGCAGCAGCAGTTCGACGACGCGCTGGCGGTGCTGGCCGAATCCATCGACGCGGCCGTCGGCGCCACCGTCGCTGCCTGA
- a CDS encoding heavy-metal-associated domain-containing protein, translating into MQEQFKVEGMSCQHCVRAVTQAIEDLDPSAEVTVDLADGRVDVTAASQPREAIRQAIQEAGYQAA; encoded by the coding sequence ATGCAGGAGCAATTCAAGGTCGAGGGCATGAGCTGCCAGCATTGCGTGCGCGCGGTCACCCAGGCCATCGAGGACCTGGACCCGTCCGCCGAAGTCACGGTGGATCTGGCTGACGGCCGGGTCGACGTGACGGCCGCATCACAGCCGCGCGAGGCGATCCGGCAGGCCATCCAGGAGGCTGGCTACCAGGCCGCCTGA
- a CDS encoding lysylphosphatidylglycerol synthase domain-containing protein has product MPPDSPATAFAWKDPRSWQQQAWWPWTKRIVSLLFFALVAWLIVSRARTIEWSSVWTSLKDIPASVLGMAGLLTVLTYLVYCSFDLIGRYCSRHKLSHRLVLFITFISYAFNLNLGTIVGGVAFRYRLYGHFGLHGGQIAHVTALSMVTNWIGYCALAGMVFLVWPLPLPPQWDLGTGDMRWLGALALGLALLYVALCAWRGGRDGRDLVIRGRAIPMAGWRIALLQIGLSAIHWMLMAAIIFVLLQGQAAYPAVLATLLVAAIAGVLAHIPAGLGVTEAVFVALMGHQVEHGPLLAALLAYRGIYYLAPLAIAGVSYLVVELQRRREDEAESGVA; this is encoded by the coding sequence ATGCCGCCTGATTCACCCGCCACCGCTTTCGCCTGGAAGGATCCGCGCAGCTGGCAACAGCAGGCGTGGTGGCCCTGGACCAAGCGCATCGTCAGCCTGCTGTTCTTCGCGCTGGTAGCGTGGCTCATCGTCAGCCGCGCCCGCACCATCGAATGGTCCAGCGTGTGGACCTCGTTGAAGGACATCCCTGCCTCGGTGCTCGGCATGGCCGGGCTGCTGACGGTGCTGACCTATCTCGTCTACTGCTCGTTCGACCTGATCGGCCGCTATTGCTCGCGCCACAAGCTGTCGCACCGGCTGGTGTTGTTCATCACCTTCATCAGCTACGCCTTCAACCTGAACCTCGGCACCATCGTCGGCGGCGTCGCCTTTCGCTACCGGCTCTACGGCCACTTCGGGCTGCACGGCGGGCAGATCGCGCATGTGACCGCACTCAGCATGGTTACCAACTGGATCGGCTATTGCGCGCTGGCCGGCATGGTGTTTCTGGTCTGGCCCCTGCCCTTGCCACCGCAATGGGACCTGGGCACCGGTGACATGCGTTGGCTGGGTGCGCTGGCGCTCGGCCTGGCCCTGCTCTACGTGGCGCTCTGCGCCTGGCGCGGCGGCCGGGACGGGCGTGACCTCGTGATCCGCGGCCGGGCCATTCCCATGGCTGGCTGGCGCATCGCGCTATTGCAGATCGGACTGTCGGCCATTCACTGGATGTTGATGGCTGCCATCATCTTCGTTCTGCTGCAGGGCCAGGCCGCCTATCCGGCGGTGCTGGCCACCTTGCTGGTCGCCGCGATCGCCGGGGTTCTTGCCCACATTCCGGCGGGGCTCGGCGTAACCGAAGCCGTCTTCGTCGCGCTGATGGGGCACCAGGTGGAGCACGGGCCGCTGCTGGCGGCCCTGCTTGCCTACCGCGGCATCTATTACCTCGCGCCGCTGGCCATTGCGGGCGTGTCGTACCTGGTCGTAGAACTGCAGCGCCGACGCGAAGACGAGGCGGAATCCGGCGTCGCTTGA
- a CDS encoding recombination-associated protein RdgC, which produces MFKNVIVYRIAPQEGDALLKLEAGLDKARFAPCGASQERSAGWVEPRGEAHAPLVESIGGQWIMKFMVEAKVVPGTVVRRKLEERIAQIEKETGRKPGRKESKELKEDVLLQLLPMAFTRQGATPVWVDPEAGWLVVGSSAQARADEVVTALVDALPGVTVVPLYTQQSAQSAMSDWLISQDPPEGFSIDRECELKASDDSKAVVRYARHPLDIEEIKGHIEQGKLPTRLALTWQDRVSFVLTEGMLIKKITFLEGVFEGGTQKEDGFDADAAISTGELGQLVPDLLEALGGEMPPGGMPAPAAAQGAAPVAAVTSADLASSEKTSAPTDDDAPF; this is translated from the coding sequence GTGTTCAAGAACGTCATCGTCTACCGCATCGCCCCCCAAGAAGGCGATGCTTTGTTGAAGCTGGAAGCAGGCCTGGACAAGGCCCGTTTCGCGCCCTGCGGTGCCTCGCAGGAACGCTCGGCCGGCTGGGTCGAGCCGCGTGGCGAAGCCCATGCGCCGCTGGTCGAATCCATCGGCGGCCAATGGATCATGAAGTTCATGGTCGAGGCGAAGGTGGTGCCCGGCACCGTGGTGCGCCGCAAGCTCGAGGAGCGCATCGCGCAGATCGAGAAGGAAACCGGCCGCAAGCCTGGACGCAAGGAGAGCAAGGAGCTCAAGGAAGACGTGCTGCTGCAGCTGCTGCCCATGGCCTTCACTCGCCAGGGCGCGACGCCGGTGTGGGTCGACCCCGAGGCCGGCTGGCTGGTGGTGGGCTCGTCCGCCCAGGCCCGTGCCGACGAGGTGGTGACCGCGCTGGTCGACGCGCTGCCCGGCGTGACCGTGGTGCCGCTCTATACGCAGCAGAGCGCGCAGTCGGCCATGTCCGACTGGCTGATCAGCCAGGACCCGCCCGAAGGCTTCTCGATCGACCGCGAATGCGAGCTCAAGGCATCCGACGACTCCAAGGCCGTGGTGCGCTATGCACGCCATCCGCTCGACATCGAAGAAATCAAGGGCCACATCGAGCAGGGCAAATTGCCCACACGCCTGGCGCTCACTTGGCAGGACCGGGTGTCCTTCGTGCTGACCGAGGGCATGCTGATCAAGAAGATCACTTTCCTCGAAGGCGTGTTCGAAGGTGGCACGCAGAAGGAAGACGGCTTCGACGCCGATGCCGCCATTTCGACCGGCGAACTCGGCCAGCTGGTGCCCGATTTGCTCGAAGCCCTGGGCGGCGAGATGCCACCCGGCGGCATGCCGGCGCCGGCCGCTGCGCAGGGCGCCGCACCGGTGGCGGCGGTGACTTCCGCCGACCTTGCGTCGAGCGAAAAAACATCGGCTCCAACCGACGACGACGCGCCGTTCTGA
- a CDS encoding NAD-dependent succinate-semialdehyde dehydrogenase yields MDMKTSPLALLNDPTLLRTDALVDGQWIKGSSRFDVNDPATGRKLADVPNLGAADAEYAISAANAAWPAWRAQTGKQRHAILLKWYELLMANAEDLGRIMTAEQGKPFAEAKGEVTYAASFVEWFAEEAKRVNGETLPQFDNNRRLMVLKQPVGVCAAITPWNFPLAMITRKVAPALAAGCPVIIKPAELTPLTALAAAELAVRAGIPKGVLNLLTADSDNSIAVGKALCASDVVRHISFTGSTEVGRILMAQSAPTVKKMSLELGGNAPFIVFDDADLDSAVEGAIASKYRNAGQTCVCANRLYVQDGVYDAFVEKFSAKVKALKVGNGFDEGVVQGPLIEPAAVTKVQKHLDDALAKGGRITAGGQKLEGQFFQPTVVADASPDMLCAREETFGPFAPVFRFKAEQEAIDAANNTEFGLASYFYSRDVGRIFRVAEALEYGMVGINAGVIATEHVPFGGVKQSGLGREGSHHGIEDYLELKYLCLGDIQK; encoded by the coding sequence ATGGACATGAAGACTTCCCCCCTCGCCCTGCTGAACGACCCGACCCTGCTGCGCACCGACGCCCTGGTCGATGGGCAATGGATCAAGGGCTCGTCCCGCTTCGACGTGAACGACCCGGCCACGGGCCGCAAGCTCGCCGACGTGCCCAACCTGGGTGCCGCCGACGCCGAATACGCGATCAGCGCGGCCAACGCCGCCTGGCCGGCCTGGCGCGCCCAGACCGGCAAGCAGCGCCACGCCATCCTGCTCAAGTGGTATGAGCTGCTCATGGCCAACGCCGAAGACCTGGGCCGCATCATGACGGCCGAACAGGGCAAGCCTTTTGCCGAAGCCAAGGGCGAGGTCACCTACGCCGCCAGCTTCGTCGAGTGGTTCGCCGAAGAAGCCAAGCGTGTCAACGGCGAGACCCTGCCGCAGTTCGACAACAACCGTCGCCTGATGGTGTTGAAGCAACCCGTGGGTGTGTGCGCGGCCATCACGCCGTGGAACTTTCCGCTGGCCATGATCACCCGCAAGGTCGCCCCGGCGCTGGCCGCCGGCTGCCCGGTGATCATCAAGCCCGCCGAGCTCACACCGCTGACCGCGCTGGCCGCCGCCGAGCTGGCCGTGCGCGCCGGCATTCCGAAGGGCGTGCTCAACCTGCTGACGGCCGACAGCGACAACTCGATCGCCGTTGGCAAGGCGCTCTGTGCCTCCGACGTGGTGCGCCACATCAGCTTCACCGGCTCCACCGAAGTGGGCCGCATCCTGATGGCGCAGAGCGCGCCGACGGTCAAGAAGATGAGCCTGGAGCTTGGCGGCAACGCGCCCTTCATCGTGTTCGACGACGCCGACCTGGACTCGGCCGTCGAGGGCGCCATCGCCAGCAAGTACCGCAACGCCGGCCAGACCTGCGTGTGCGCCAACCGGCTCTATGTGCAGGACGGCGTGTACGACGCCTTCGTCGAGAAGTTCTCGGCCAAGGTCAAGGCGCTGAAGGTGGGCAACGGTTTCGACGAGGGCGTGGTGCAGGGCCCGCTGATCGAGCCGGCGGCCGTCACCAAGGTGCAGAAGCACCTGGACGACGCGCTGGCCAAGGGTGGCCGCATCACCGCCGGCGGCCAGAAGCTGGAAGGCCAGTTCTTCCAGCCGACGGTCGTGGCCGATGCCTCGCCCGACATGCTGTGCGCCCGCGAGGAGACCTTCGGGCCGTTCGCGCCGGTGTTCCGTTTCAAGGCCGAGCAGGAAGCGATCGACGCGGCCAACAACACCGAGTTCGGGCTGGCGAGCTATTTCTACAGCCGCGACGTGGGCCGCATCTTCCGCGTGGCCGAGGCGCTGGAGTACGGCATGGTGGGCATCAACGCCGGGGTGATCGCCACCGAGCACGTGCCGTTCGGCGGCGTCAAGCAGTCGGGCCTGGGCCGCGAGGGTTCGCACCATGGCATCGAGGACTACCTGGAGCTGAAGTACCTCTGCCTGGGGGATATCCAGAAGTGA
- a CDS encoding putative DNA modification/repair radical SAM protein codes for MTSPPSSSPDVHPLQRKLAILADAAKYDASCASSGTTKRDSRGGQGMGSTEGSGICHSYAPDGRCISLLKILMTNFCQYDCLYCVNRVSSNVPRARFSVQEVVELTLDFYRRNCIEGLFLSSGIIQNPDYTMEQVVEVARCLREDHDFRGYIHLKTIPDASPELLRRAGRYADRLSINIELPTDAGLATLAPEKDGLAIRRSMARLRVHIDDAKGASAEQKATPLRSLPATNARRAEAPRFAPAGQSTQMIVGADAADDGAILATSATLYGAYRLRRVYYSAFSPIPDASAGLPLAAPPLIREHRLYQADWLMRFYGFAHDEIIRPDAQGRSLLALDVDPKTAWALAHRERFPVDLNRAPREMLLRVPGLGVKAVERLLAARRVRRLRAADLSRLHVPLGRVLPFVLTEDHRPTRQMEAMPVPRKPVQTQASLF; via the coding sequence ATGACCTCGCCACCTTCATCCTCGCCGGACGTCCACCCTTTGCAGCGCAAGCTGGCCATCCTGGCCGATGCTGCCAAGTACGACGCCTCCTGCGCCTCCAGCGGCACCACCAAGCGTGATTCCCGGGGCGGCCAGGGCATGGGCTCGACCGAAGGATCCGGCATCTGCCACAGCTATGCGCCGGACGGCCGCTGCATCTCGCTGCTGAAGATCCTGATGACCAATTTCTGCCAGTACGACTGCCTCTACTGCGTGAACCGGGTCAGCAGCAATGTTCCCCGCGCGCGCTTCAGCGTGCAGGAGGTGGTGGAACTCACGCTCGACTTCTATCGACGCAACTGCATCGAAGGCCTGTTCCTCTCCAGCGGCATCATCCAGAACCCCGACTACACGATGGAGCAGGTGGTGGAGGTGGCGCGCTGCCTGCGCGAGGACCACGATTTCCGCGGCTACATCCACCTCAAGACCATTCCTGACGCCTCGCCCGAACTGTTGCGCCGCGCCGGCCGTTATGCCGACCGGCTGAGCATCAACATCGAACTGCCGACCGATGCCGGACTGGCCACGCTCGCGCCGGAAAAGGACGGCCTGGCGATCCGGCGGTCGATGGCGCGGCTGCGGGTGCATATCGACGACGCCAAGGGCGCGTCGGCCGAACAGAAGGCGACGCCCCTGCGCAGCCTGCCGGCCACGAACGCTCGCCGCGCCGAGGCGCCGCGCTTCGCGCCCGCCGGCCAGAGCACGCAGATGATCGTCGGCGCCGACGCCGCCGACGATGGCGCGATCCTCGCCACCAGCGCCACGCTGTACGGCGCCTACCGGCTGCGACGGGTCTACTACTCCGCCTTCAGTCCCATCCCCGATGCCTCGGCCGGCCTGCCTTTGGCGGCACCGCCGCTGATCCGCGAGCACCGGCTCTACCAGGCCGACTGGCTGATGCGCTTCTACGGTTTCGCGCACGACGAGATCATCCGGCCCGATGCGCAAGGCCGCTCGCTGCTGGCGCTCGATGTCGACCCCAAGACCGCGTGGGCGCTGGCGCATCGCGAACGCTTTCCGGTAGATCTCAACCGCGCGCCGCGCGAGATGCTGCTGCGGGTGCCGGGCCTGGGCGTGAAGGCCGTGGAGCGTCTGCTCGCGGCGCGCCGGGTGCGGCGGCTGCGCGCGGCCGATCTGTCGCGCCTGCATGTGCCGCTCGGCCGGGTGCTGCCCTTCGTGCTGACCGAAGACCACCGGCCCACCCGCCAGATGGAAGCCATGCCGGTGCCGCGCAAGCCGGTGCAAACACAGGCGAGTCTTTTCTAG